The window AATTCTCGAAAGCCGGAGGATTAATTTTGGTTTCAAATAGCCTGGGCGTTCACGCCCAGGAATTGGGATGAAACCCCAAAAGAAAACGCCGTTCACGGCGTTTGAGAATGGTAACGCCGACAACGGCGTGAGGGATTTGTTTTGTTCGTTCATTCGATCCTATGCGTAAACGCATAGGCTATTGAGGCGCAGGCTATTGATAATGTGATAAATATTTGGGGAATAATCAAATAGCCCAGCCGTTTTTAACCTATGGAATTCCGCAGGACTATTCCATCGGGTCACGCCCAGGAATGATGAATTCATTCCAAAAAAATAGCCCAGCCGTTTACGACTGGGAAAAATGACGTCCAACCCAAAAATACGCCGTTCACGGCGTTTAGGAAATGAAGTAATCAAGAATCATTTCCTCAATATATTCCCATTCTTCAAATTTGCTTCAAGATCAATTTCCATATCCTTATCAATGATGATGTTACCTTCTTTTATTGTTACCTGAAAATTTGTCTTTGAATCATTTGAAATGCCAATTGTGATGCTTTGAACAATTTCCGAAAAATATCCGCTTTCCCGCTGCCTTAGAATAAGTAAGTTTTCTTCCTGCTTCAGCTTTGTTTTCAATTTACTCCAGGGAAATCCATGCCCGGTAGCAGATAAAACAATCTTGTTTTCATTCGATTCAATCAATCCAACTTCACCTCTATGAACTGCAACTTTAATTGTATCATAATTCTTGAACTGTTCTAATTGAAACGTTTTTGAATATGAATATGGTGATGCCATTAAAATTAATAATATCAATGCAATAACTGCCAAGCCGATGATCGAGACTATTATTACTTTCTGCCTGGAAGCAGGTTCTTTTTGGTGAATAAAAAAGAGTCTTTTATCCAATTTTAAAAGATAATAAAATCCCGCTGAAACGAGATAAACAATTCCACCAGCCCAGATCACGTCGCTGGCAAAATGCCCGCCTTGAATAATACGGGCAAATCCGATCAAACCTCCTGAAGTTATTCCTGAAACAAGGAAAGAATATGCCGTTGCCTTTTTCTTTTTCCTCAGCACGAAAAATGGTGCAATCAAATAAAATCCCATCGAAGCATGGCCGCAGGGAAATGATTTTCCCGAGCTGTTCAGATCGATCTGCAAGGGTTTTTCATATTGATAATTGCCATCGAATTCTACGATATTGCGCGGTCTTGGTCTGCCCCAGTTATCTTTTAGAATAGAATTTATCAAAAGTCCCGGTCCGATTGCCATGATCAACACAAAATACAAAAATATCTTTCTGTATTTGACTAACGATTTTTTCCAAAAACTCATTCCCAATAGCACCAGACTTCCTACCGATAAAACAAGTGCAGGTAAATTGCCGTAATGATATAAAAATTTCCAGGGAAAAGAATCCTTTAAAAACCAACCGTAGTCTGATCGGTAAAAAAGCTTTTGAAACTCAATATCGAACGGAAATATCCAGAAGAGAACCGTGGAAGCAAACAGGATAACAAATGGAATTATGAAATCTGCAGCCATATAATTTATATTTTTCATGCTTTGCGTTTATCTGGAAGATCAAAATAAAGGCAAGCAAAATTTATTTTAGGGAACTCTCAAAAATCAGCATAAAAAAAACTTGTCAATATAACCAGCTTTAGAAATCTGAAAAAGTGATTTGGGTAAGAGCTCAAAAAAATGTGGTGTTAAGATATATTTAACACGAGTTGTGAGAAGTGATAATAAACAAAGTGTGGTGAAGTGAAAAAATGAAAAACAGATGTTTAGTGGTAACTGGTGGCGGTGATTGTCCGGGCTTGAATGCTGTAATCCGGGCGATCGTGAAAAGAGCATCTTTGGAAAAAGATTGGGAAATTATCGGCAGCATCAATGCTTTCAACGGCGTTTTGCTCGATCCGATGGAAATTATAGATTTAGACCTTAAAACCGTAGCAGGAATTCATGTTCGCGGTGGAACAATAATTGGAACGACAAATAAAGGCGGCCCATTTGAATGGCCTGTAAAGCAGGAAGATGGTTCCTACCAAACGGTTGATCGCTCTGCAGAAATGTTGAGAAAACTGGAATTCCTGAATATTAAAGCGATTATCAATATTGGCGGTGATGGTTCACAGCGGATTTCGCAAAGATTGTATGATATGGGCTGCAATATTATCGGTGTTCCCAAAACGATCGATAATGACCTGGGAGCTACCGATACGACTTTTGGATTTCCCACTGCCGTGGAAATTGCTACAGAAGCTCTGGACAAGCTTGTTACTACAGCAGCCAGCCACAATCGCATTCTGATAATGGAAGTAATGGGACGAGCTGCCGGCTGGATCGCTCTTCATTCGGCTGTAGCTGGCGGAGCCGAAGTCTGTCTTATTCCAGAAATTCCTTATGACGTTGAAATAATCAAAGAACATATCGAAAAGCGGATCGTGAATGGCAGAGGATTTGTGAATATTGTGATTGCCGAAGGTGCTAAACCAATCGACGGCAAAATGCTTTATCATGAGACTGAAGATAAAATTGGCACTTTTCGTCTGGGTGGAGCCGGTATCAGATTGAAACATGAACTAAAAGAAGCCGGTGTGGAAACCGATATTCGGGTAACCAATCTTGGTCATACTCAGCGCGGTGGAAAACCGATAGCCTACGATAGAATACTGGCTACCCAATTTGGTGTGAAAGCTTTTGAAATGGTTCTGGAAAAAGAATTTGGAAAAATGGTAGCAATCCAAAATGAAGAGATTATAGCAGTACCAATCTGTGATGCAATAGAAAAATATAATTTTGTAGAGATAGACTCCGATCTTATGCACACAGCAAGGAAATCTGGCATTAGTTTTGGAGAGCCTGACCAGGAGAATCCATAATAAACATGTTTACTTACAGGAGAGTTAATGGCAAAAGATAAAGTAGGAATTTTAACAGCTGGTGGTTTGGCTCCATGTCTGTCATCTTCCATCGGTAGATTGATAAAAAAATATTCGCAATTTGTTCCGGATGTAGATATTGTTGGTTATCTTAATGGTTATAAAGGTTTACTGCTGGGAAAATCGATCACAATTCCACAAAATGTTCGACATTCTGCAGAACTTCTATATTCTTTTGGAGGAAGCGTTCTGGGGAATAGCCGCGTAAAACTTACAAATGTAGAAGATTGCGTTAAAAAGGGTTACGTGAAGAAAGGTGAGAATCCACTTCAAATAGCTGCTGATCGACTTACTAAAGATGGAATTACGATTTTACATACCATCGGAGGAGATGATACCAATACTGCTGCTGCAGAATTAGCGCGCTATCTTTCTTTGAATGGATATAATTTAACAGTTGTGGGAATTCCCAAAACTGTAGATAACGATGTAGAACCGATCCATCAAACTTTAGGAGCCTGGACAGCTGTTGAACAGGGAGCAATTTTCTTTGAAAACGTGGCAAATGAAAATACTACCAGTTCACGCCAACTCATCATTCATGAAGTAATGGGAAGAAATTGTGGCTGGCTTACAGCTGCAACTGCATATGAATACCGCAAAAGACTTGATAAGAAAGCTTTTTTACCAGATGTTCTTCTCGCCAAAGAAAAATGGGATATCGATGCAGTTTATATTCCCGAAATGAATTTGGATATGAGAGCAGAAGTTGATCGATTATCCAAGCTTATGGATGAAAAAGATTGTGTAAATATTTTCCTGAGCGAAGGAGCTGGAGTAGAAACGATAGTAGCAGAAAAAGAATCGCAGGGAGAAGAGGTTCAGCGTGATGCTTTTGGGCATGTGCGTTTGGATGAATTAAATCCTGGAGAATGGTTTGCCAAGAGGTTCAGCAAAATGTTGAATGCTGAAAAAACTCTGGTTCAAAAAAGCGGATATTTTGCCAGATCTGCCTCACCAAACGATAAAGATCTGGAACTTATAATGCAATCTGCCGATAAAGCTGTAGAAGCCGCTTTAAACGGACAGAGTGGAGTTGTAGGTCTGGATGAAGATGAAAATAACGAAATGCGAGTTATAAACTTTTCCCGAATAAAAGGTGGTAAACCATTTGATATCAAGCAAAAATGGTTTGAACAAATGTTAACAGAAATCGGACAATTAAGATAGAAAAGAGGTGCAAAATGAAAATAAAATTTAGAGACGTTAGTTCAGGAATCGTAGAAGCAAGAGCAATTATTGAAATGGTTCCCGGCATTTTTATCAATGAAGTAACAATCCTGAAAAAAGATGGTGAGATCATCGTAGAACTTCCACAGAAAAGTTTTCGCGGAAAGGACGATAGAATGCACTACTTGAACATTCTAACTTTCGAAAGTGAAAATCGCGAAACACTTTGGAAAATGGAAGTAAAAGAAGAATATCTGAATTGGCGCAAAACAAACAAAAAAGTACTGGTATATGAGTCGTAAATTCATCATCGTGTTTGCTGAACTTAATGAATAATAGTCGTGACAGAGTTTTTCTGATCGGCGTTCTTTGGGGTTCCGAAGACAAGGAACATTTCGAAGAAACCATGGATGAACTCAAGCATCTTGCAGATACAGCAGAAACAGAAGTCGTAGAAGTTTTTATTCAATCGTTAAAACGTCCAAATACTTCCACATATATTGGCAAAGGAAAACTTAAAGAAATTGCCAATGCTGCCAATTCTAAAAGTGTTCGAACCTTAATCTTCAACAATAATCTTTCTCCTTCACAATCTCGCAATATTTCTGATGCGACCCGATGTAATGTAGTAGATCGCACAGAACTTATCCTGGATATTTTTGCCAAACATGCCAGAACCAGACAAGCAAAACTGCAGGTAGAACTTGCTCAATTGGAATATGCTTATACCAAACTTAAGCGAATGTGGAAACATCTTTCCCGCATTCAGGGAGGAATTGGTTTTCGTGGTCCTGGTGAAACACAGATCGAGGTGGATAGACGCGAGATAAGAAAGAAAACACAGATCCTGAAAAAGAAGATAGATCATATTGAAAGCACTTCCAAAACTAAAAGAAAAAGAAGAAAAAATATTACTTCAATAGCTTTGGTAGGTTACACAAACGCCGGTAAATCAACTCTTTTCAATAAACTGGCAAATGAAAAGCGTTACGTTGCCGATCAGCTTTTTGCAACTTTGGATGCCAAGACCAGGTCTATCTATCTGGAAAGTGGTGAAAAAGTAGTGATCACAGATACGATTGGTTTTATTCGGCAATTACCGCACAAACTGGTAAATTCTTTTCACACTACTTTGATGGAAGTTATAGAAGCCGACCTTCTTCTGCATGTGGTTGATGTTACACATCCCAGTGTAACCGAACTGATCAATTCTGTTCATTCTGTTTTGGAAGAGATAAACAGCCATGAAAACGATATTCTACTGATATTCAATAAGATAGATAAAGCTGGAGGAAATCATTTTAAATTCGTTAAGAAGCATTTAGTGAATGAATTCCCAGACAGTGTCTTTATTTCTGCTAAAACCGGCGAAGGAATGAATATACTTTTCAAAAAAATAGAAGAATTCCTGAAAAAAAGTAAAAATTCTATTAAATTGGAAATACCTTCCGAAATGAAAAACTTAATCTCGTTTATTTATGGGAATGCCGATGTTCTGGAAGATAAATATATTCCCGAAAAACACTTGAATGTGTTGGTAGTAAAAATTCCTCGACAATTATTACCAAATATTAAAAAGCAAATTGAAGAATTTAAATTAAAAAAATATATTGAAAGTTGAAAAATGGAAGTTGATAGAATTTCTTCTACAGATATCATCTTTGATGATTTGCTGAACTTAATCTTAAATTCCACAATTCATAAGCAATTAAATAAAACATGGACATGAAATACTTATATTTCAAAAATTGAACTAATTAAAAATTTAAAAAAAATAAAGGAGTCAGAAAAATGATTAGTGATTTGAATGAAGTATTGTCACTAAGCGTGAAGGGGATGAAAAAATCGGCCATTCGTGAGCTATTAAAACTTACGAAAGATCCCGATATCATCTCGTTTGCCGGAGGTTTGCCAGCACCGGAAACCTTTCCCAAGGAAGTCTTGATAGACATTGTAAAGGAAGTTATCGAAGAAGATGGCAGCCATGCCTTGCAATACGGCACCACCGAAGGTGATGACAGGCTGAGAGAATTGATCGCCGAAAATTACAACCAGGAAGGTTTCAACATTACCAAGGATGATATTCTTATTACCACTGCCTCGCAGCAGGGTCTGGATCTTCTGGCAAAAGTATTTATCAATCGCGGTGATAAAGTTCTGGTTGGTCTTCCTTCTTATCTTGGCGGATTGGGAGCTTTCAATGCTTACGGTGCACAAATGGTTGGAGTCAAATTTGATGAAC is drawn from Candidatus Cloacimonadota bacterium and contains these coding sequences:
- a CDS encoding phosphatase PAP2 family protein is translated as MKNINYMAADFIIPFVILFASTVLFWIFPFDIEFQKLFYRSDYGWFLKDSFPWKFLYHYGNLPALVLSVGSLVLLGMSFWKKSLVKYRKIFLYFVLIMAIGPGLLINSILKDNWGRPRPRNIVEFDGNYQYEKPLQIDLNSSGKSFPCGHASMGFYLIAPFFVLRKKKKATAYSFLVSGITSGGLIGFARIIQGGHFASDVIWAGGIVYLVSAGFYYLLKLDKRLFFIHQKEPASRQKVIIVSIIGLAVIALILLILMASPYSYSKTFQLEQFKNYDTIKVAVHRGEVGLIESNENKIVLSATGHGFPWSKLKTKLKQEENLLILRQRESGYFSEIVQSITIGISNDSKTNFQVTIKEGNIIIDKDMEIDLEANLKNGNILRK
- a CDS encoding pyrophosphate--fructose-6-phosphate 1-phosphotransferase, yielding MAKDKVGILTAGGLAPCLSSSIGRLIKKYSQFVPDVDIVGYLNGYKGLLLGKSITIPQNVRHSAELLYSFGGSVLGNSRVKLTNVEDCVKKGYVKKGENPLQIAADRLTKDGITILHTIGGDDTNTAAAELARYLSLNGYNLTVVGIPKTVDNDVEPIHQTLGAWTAVEQGAIFFENVANENTTSSRQLIIHEVMGRNCGWLTAATAYEYRKRLDKKAFLPDVLLAKEKWDIDAVYIPEMNLDMRAEVDRLSKLMDEKDCVNIFLSEGAGVETIVAEKESQGEEVQRDAFGHVRLDELNPGEWFAKRFSKMLNAEKTLVQKSGYFARSASPNDKDLELIMQSADKAVEAALNGQSGVVGLDEDENNEMRVINFSRIKGGKPFDIKQKWFEQMLTEIGQLR
- the hflX gene encoding GTPase HflX gives rise to the protein MNNSRDRVFLIGVLWGSEDKEHFEETMDELKHLADTAETEVVEVFIQSLKRPNTSTYIGKGKLKEIANAANSKSVRTLIFNNNLSPSQSRNISDATRCNVVDRTELILDIFAKHARTRQAKLQVELAQLEYAYTKLKRMWKHLSRIQGGIGFRGPGETQIEVDRREIRKKTQILKKKIDHIESTSKTKRKRRKNITSIALVGYTNAGKSTLFNKLANEKRYVADQLFATLDAKTRSIYLESGEKVVITDTIGFIRQLPHKLVNSFHTTLMEVIEADLLLHVVDVTHPSVTELINSVHSVLEEINSHENDILLIFNKIDKAGGNHFKFVKKHLVNEFPDSVFISAKTGEGMNILFKKIEEFLKKSKNSIKLEIPSEMKNLISFIYGNADVLEDKYIPEKHLNVLVVKIPRQLLPNIKKQIEEFKLKKYIES
- a CDS encoding ATP-dependent 6-phosphofructokinase, whose product is MKNRCLVVTGGGDCPGLNAVIRAIVKRASLEKDWEIIGSINAFNGVLLDPMEIIDLDLKTVAGIHVRGGTIIGTTNKGGPFEWPVKQEDGSYQTVDRSAEMLRKLEFLNIKAIINIGGDGSQRISQRLYDMGCNIIGVPKTIDNDLGATDTTFGFPTAVEIATEALDKLVTTAASHNRILIMEVMGRAAGWIALHSAVAGGAEVCLIPEIPYDVEIIKEHIEKRIVNGRGFVNIVIAEGAKPIDGKMLYHETEDKIGTFRLGGAGIRLKHELKEAGVETDIRVTNLGHTQRGGKPIAYDRILATQFGVKAFEMVLEKEFGKMVAIQNEEIIAVPICDAIEKYNFVEIDSDLMHTARKSGISFGEPDQENP